In Hyperolius riggenbachi isolate aHypRig1 chromosome 10, aHypRig1.pri, whole genome shotgun sequence, a genomic segment contains:
- the LOC137534294 gene encoding gastrula zinc finger protein XlCGF7.1-like isoform X2 has protein sequence MIRVKTEEEEAAFVRGDEPCKEEEIPIQISTDGRYIRSNTGEHPGDSPNSDSDGETTEEDETSSSSHVNSTTPATSFSCPECGKCFPSKSFLYRHQAWHFRDDQPFSCSICGKSFTLESEFVIHGRKHTEEKPFSCSECGKCFAHRSVLNLHQKIHTGEKPYSCSECGKCFASRGFLNQHQKIHTGERPYSCAECGKCFAYKSILNTHQQVHTGIKPYPCSECGKGFIRKGYLVKHEKDHIKEKKC, from the exons ATGATTCGTGTTAAaactgaagaagaagaagcagcatTTGTCAGGGGAGATGAGCCATGTAAGGAGGAAGAAATTCCTATACAGATCAGCACAG ATGGACGGTACATCCGCAGTAACACTGGTGAGCATCCTGGTGACTCCCCAAATAGTGACAGTGATGGTGAGACAACAGAAGAGGACGAAACCTCCAGTTCTTCACATGTAAACTCCACAACCCCAGCGACCTCATtttcatgtcctgagtgtgggaaatgctttcccTCAAAAAGCTTTCTCTACAGACACCAAGCATGGCACTTCCGTGATGATCAGCCATTTTCTTGTTCAATATGTGGGAAAAGTTTTACGCTGGAATCTGAATTTGTCATTCATGGGAGGAAGCACACAGAGGAAAAGCcattttcatgttctgagtgtgggaaatgttttgcccaCAGGAGCGTTCTTAATCTACATCAGAAAATTCACACGggggagaagccatattcatgttctgaatgtgggaaatgttttgccagCAGGGGCTTTCTTAATCAACATCAAAAAATTCACACCGGGGAgaggccatattcatgtgctgaatgtggaaaatgttttgcgtACAAGAGCATTCTAAATACCCATCAGCAGGTTCACACAGGGATAAAGCCATATCCCTGCTCTGAATGTGGAAAGGGTTTTATCAGGAAAGGTTACCTTGTCAAGCATGAAAAGGATCATATCAAGGAGAAGAAATGTTAG